The proteins below are encoded in one region of Oikeobacillus pervagus:
- a CDS encoding flagellar protein FliT: protein MSVVQECLIVTKQLLDLVQRPIDETEREEILDEIERLLEKREDLLPKIQPPFTVEEERMGKQIMAWNRLLDGHLKKIRLQIQADMQEVKKKKTSVQKYVNPYKSLQSDGVFYDRRN, encoded by the coding sequence ATGTCAGTCGTCCAAGAATGTTTGATTGTTACAAAACAATTGCTTGACCTTGTCCAAAGACCTATCGACGAAACGGAACGGGAAGAAATCTTGGATGAGATTGAAAGACTGTTGGAGAAAAGAGAGGATCTGCTTCCTAAAATCCAGCCACCATTTACGGTAGAGGAAGAACGGATGGGAAAACAAATAATGGCATGGAACCGTCTTTTGGATGGACATCTAAAAAAAATTCGTTTGCAAATTCAAGCTGATATGCAAGAGGTCAAGAAAAAGAAAACCTCTGTTCAAAAGTATGTGAATCCCTATAAATCCCTTCAGTCAGATGGGGTATTTTACGACAGGAGGAATTAG
- a CDS encoding ABC transporter permease, whose product MFDHIKLSFQSIFAHKMRSILTMLGVIIGIAAIIAIVSMIEGQKESLKSEMIGTGNNSITVMFQSDNQSGMPGEYIGEVVEDPPPNALPPITKERLEEAASMDFVKNVAVFYQNYAQVFHLNNFSDTEIYAMDENYLSSFPIQILEGRKITRIEYDKGFQVTMINETTKNQLFPDGEAINQFIEVNSIPFRVIGVYKEKKKKEKNLMMTDFEQGKMLIPTKAWPYLGSFNDMPQIIVQANHSDELEAAGQSVATVLNEDIPEESTWHYSIPNLDDIMADLEEFNRAFSLLLGGIASISLLVGGIGVMNIMLVSVTERTREIGIKKALGAKRRIILAQFLTEAAVLTSIGGIIGILTGLGGAKAIAHFAHLPFAVPVPAVIGSVLFSMAVGIIFGLIPSLKAAKMKPIDALRYE is encoded by the coding sequence ATGTTTGATCATATTAAACTTTCCTTTCAATCAATCTTTGCTCATAAAATGCGTTCGATTTTAACCATGCTAGGAGTTATTATTGGGATTGCTGCGATTATCGCGATTGTCTCGATGATTGAAGGGCAAAAGGAAAGCTTAAAGTCAGAAATGATTGGTACTGGAAACAATTCTATTACGGTCATGTTCCAATCCGACAATCAATCTGGTATGCCTGGGGAGTATATTGGGGAAGTAGTAGAGGACCCACCTCCCAATGCCCTCCCTCCCATCACGAAAGAGCGACTTGAAGAGGCGGCTTCAATGGATTTCGTCAAAAATGTCGCTGTGTTCTATCAAAATTACGCTCAAGTGTTTCATTTAAATAATTTCTCAGATACTGAAATTTACGCAATGGATGAAAACTATCTTTCTTCCTTCCCTATACAGATCCTAGAAGGAAGAAAAATTACTAGAATCGAATATGATAAAGGCTTTCAAGTCACGATGATTAATGAAACGACAAAGAATCAGCTATTTCCTGATGGTGAAGCCATTAATCAGTTCATCGAAGTGAACTCGATCCCTTTCCGAGTCATTGGGGTCTATAAAGAAAAGAAAAAGAAAGAAAAGAATTTAATGATGACGGATTTTGAACAAGGAAAGATGCTGATTCCGACTAAAGCTTGGCCTTATTTAGGCAGTTTTAATGATATGCCGCAAATTATTGTGCAAGCCAATCATTCTGACGAGTTAGAAGCAGCTGGTCAATCAGTTGCCACCGTGTTAAATGAAGATATTCCCGAAGAGTCAACCTGGCATTATAGCATCCCTAACCTAGATGATATTATGGCAGATCTAGAGGAATTCAACCGTGCCTTTTCATTACTTTTAGGAGGGATTGCAAGTATTTCCCTATTAGTAGGGGGAATCGGGGTAATGAATATTATGCTTGTTTCCGTCACAGAGCGGACACGTGAAATCGGGATTAAAAAAGCATTAGGAGCAAAACGTCGGATTATTTTAGCTCAATTTTTAACCGAAGCTGCAGTTCTAACAAGTATTGGCGGAATTATCGGCATATTAACTGGTTTAGGAGGAGCAAAAGCAATTGCTCATTTTGCCCATTTACCATTTGCTGTACCCGTTCCAGCGGTCATCGGTTCCGTCTTATTTTCCATGGCAGTCGGGATTATCTTCGGGCTAATCCCATCCTTAAAAGCAGCAAAAATGAAACCGATCGATGCTCTACGTTACGAATAG
- a CDS encoding gamma-glutamyltransferase family protein, with protein MKNFDYLYQPYPSQRQTVIARNGMVATSQPLAAQAGLDMLKKGGNAIDAAVATAAALTVVEPTSNGIGGDAFALVWVKGELFGLNASGPSPSSISVEAVKEKGYEQMPMHGMVPITVPGAPSAWAELSRKFGKLPFSEVLEPAIRYAKEGYPITPVLGKNWHEAFVSYKECLISEEFKPWFDIFAPNGRAPEIGEMWSSPCHASTLQSIAKTNGESFYRGEIAEKMSKYIEQYGGFLTKEDLAIYHPQWVKPISVHYRGYDVWEIPPNGQGLVALMALNIAKGFDFYEKESVDTYHKHIESMKLAFTDGKAFIAEENCMPLTVETLLSEEFASTRRKKINQVAIMPEPYCPPKGGTVYIATADHEGNMVSFIQSNYKGFGSGIVIPGTGIALQNRGYDFSLEPTHPNCLAPHKKTYHTIIPGFITKNGEAIGPFGVMGEYMQPQGQFQVITNMIDFHLNPQAALDAPRWQWIEGKKIMVEMNFPKHIAEALVRKGHDIQINVDNAKFGRGQIIWRDTKTGVLFGGTESRTDGSIAAW; from the coding sequence ATGAAAAACTTTGATTATTTATATCAGCCTTATCCTTCGCAAAGGCAGACAGTGATTGCTCGCAATGGAATGGTGGCTACTTCACAACCTTTGGCGGCACAGGCGGGGTTAGATATGTTAAAAAAGGGTGGGAATGCAATTGATGCCGCCGTTGCAACTGCCGCAGCATTGACCGTCGTTGAACCCACATCGAACGGGATCGGGGGAGATGCTTTTGCGCTTGTATGGGTGAAGGGGGAATTATTCGGGTTAAATGCTAGTGGACCGTCTCCATCATCCATTTCAGTTGAAGCAGTGAAGGAAAAGGGATATGAACAAATGCCGATGCATGGAATGGTTCCGATTACGGTTCCAGGTGCCCCATCTGCTTGGGCAGAGCTATCGAGGAAATTTGGGAAATTGCCATTTTCCGAAGTACTGGAGCCAGCCATTCGTTACGCTAAAGAGGGGTATCCAATTACACCTGTATTAGGGAAGAATTGGCATGAAGCATTTGTAAGTTATAAGGAATGTTTGATTTCGGAAGAGTTCAAGCCATGGTTTGATATATTTGCTCCGAACGGTCGTGCTCCGGAAATCGGTGAAATGTGGAGTTCCCCATGCCATGCAAGCACTCTACAGTCGATTGCAAAGACGAATGGTGAAAGCTTTTACCGTGGGGAAATAGCTGAGAAAATGAGTAAATATATAGAGCAATACGGTGGTTTCCTTACAAAGGAAGATTTAGCCATCTATCATCCCCAATGGGTAAAGCCTATCTCGGTTCATTACCGGGGATATGATGTATGGGAGATTCCTCCGAATGGACAAGGGCTTGTTGCTCTAATGGCATTAAATATCGCGAAAGGTTTCGATTTTTATGAAAAGGAATCAGTGGATACATATCATAAACATATTGAATCGATGAAACTTGCTTTCACGGATGGCAAAGCATTTATTGCGGAGGAAAACTGTATGCCACTTACAGTTGAAACATTGCTTTCTGAAGAGTTTGCAAGTACACGACGGAAAAAAATCAATCAAGTTGCTATCATGCCTGAACCTTATTGTCCACCAAAAGGCGGAACAGTCTATATAGCGACTGCTGATCATGAGGGAAATATGGTCTCTTTCATTCAAAGTAATTACAAAGGATTTGGATCAGGGATTGTCATACCGGGAACGGGAATTGCCTTGCAAAACCGTGGATACGATTTTTCACTAGAACCAACTCATCCGAATTGCCTAGCTCCACATAAAAAGACGTATCACACCATTATTCCAGGGTTCATCACAAAAAATGGTGAAGCAATCGGTCCTTTTGGAGTTATGGGAGAATATATGCAACCACAGGGCCAATTCCAAGTGATAACAAATATGATTGACTTCCACTTAAATCCCCAAGCAGCTCTTGATGCCCCGCGTTGGCAATGGATTGAAGGAAAAAAGATTATGGTAGAAATGAATTTTCCGAAACATATTGCGGAAGCTTTAGTTAGAAAAGGGCATGATATACAAATAAATGTTGATAACGCCAAATTTGGTAGAGGGCAAATCATATGGAGAGACACTAAAACAGGTGTACTCTTTGGCGGAACAGAATCGAGAACAGATGGATCGATTGCCGCTTGGTAA
- the fliS gene encoding flagellar export chaperone FliS, with amino-acid sequence MRQQKVINIYNQTKTSTTSPVEWTIRLLQECMKTIEKAKEAMMADDIGDINSQLKKAQQIMLEIAAMVNLEEKEGENLFILYDFIHRKIIEANVEKSFALLDEIEEYVCHLYSMWKDGYRHYRNMYFKKNKI; translated from the coding sequence ATGAGACAACAAAAAGTGATCAATATTTATAATCAAACAAAGACTTCGACGACTTCACCTGTAGAATGGACGATTAGGCTTTTACAGGAATGCATGAAAACGATTGAAAAAGCAAAAGAAGCTATGATGGCTGATGATATAGGAGACATCAATTCTCAATTAAAAAAGGCACAGCAGATCATGTTGGAAATAGCTGCAATGGTGAATTTAGAAGAAAAAGAAGGGGAAAATTTATTCATTTTGTATGATTTTATTCACCGCAAAATCATTGAAGCGAATGTAGAGAAGAGTTTCGCCCTTCTTGATGAAATTGAAGAATACGTATGTCATTTATATTCTATGTGGAAAGATGGTTACCGACATTACCGGAACATGTACTTTAAGAAAAACAAAATATAA
- a CDS encoding ABC transporter ATP-binding protein, with translation MIQLKNINKSYKQGKEEIPILHHINLSIEQGEYVSIMGPSGSGKSTLMNIIGCLDTPTSGEYTLEGKNMLAGKENELAAIRNQFIGFVFQSFNLLPRSTALENVELPLIYAKVEKKERRKRAIEALTKVGLADRLHFKPTQLSGGQKQRVAIARAIVNQPKFVLADEPTGALDSKSSEQVMDIFTKLNQEGVTVVLITHEQEIADFTNRKIFIRDGQIMEDERRVVNV, from the coding sequence ATGATTCAATTGAAGAACATTAATAAATCATATAAACAAGGAAAAGAGGAAATCCCTATCCTCCACCATATCAATCTTTCCATTGAACAGGGAGAATATGTCTCAATCATGGGACCTTCTGGTTCGGGAAAATCGACTCTCATGAATATTATCGGCTGCTTAGATACCCCCACTTCAGGAGAATATACATTAGAAGGAAAAAACATGTTAGCTGGAAAAGAAAATGAATTAGCGGCCATTCGCAATCAATTTATCGGGTTTGTCTTTCAAAGCTTTAATTTGCTCCCTCGTTCCACCGCGTTGGAAAATGTCGAATTACCACTAATTTATGCAAAAGTGGAGAAAAAAGAAAGGAGAAAGCGGGCTATTGAAGCTTTAACAAAAGTAGGTTTAGCGGATCGCCTTCATTTTAAACCTACACAACTTTCCGGCGGACAAAAACAACGTGTCGCAATAGCAAGGGCCATCGTCAATCAACCGAAATTCGTACTAGCTGATGAACCAACCGGGGCATTAGATTCTAAATCAAGTGAACAAGTCATGGATATTTTTACAAAACTGAATCAAGAAGGGGTTACCGTTGTTTTAATTACCCATGAGCAGGAAATTGCTGACTTTACAAACCGAAAAATCTTTATTCGCGATGGACAAATTATGGAAGATGAAAGGAGAGTTGTGAATGTTTGA
- a CDS encoding chromate transporter has translation MRTYINIFIAFFRSGILGYGGGPSSIPLVHKEVVENFKWMNDDEFSDVLALANALPGPINTKMSGYIGYRVSGYIGMCIAIFASVVPTVIAMILLLTVLNAYKDRPWVYGMSQAVVPVVFVMMGVLTWEFVKKSKGTLGWGKTLWLILASIILLEFFHLHPAILIIGLLVYALLYKEKSNEQKEKSA, from the coding sequence TTGAGGACTTATATAAATATTTTTATTGCCTTTTTTCGTTCGGGAATACTTGGATATGGTGGAGGACCTTCGTCTATTCCCCTAGTTCATAAAGAAGTTGTTGAAAATTTTAAATGGATGAATGATGATGAGTTTTCTGATGTGTTAGCGTTAGCCAATGCACTACCAGGTCCGATTAATACGAAAATGTCAGGATATATTGGTTATCGAGTGAGTGGCTATATCGGAATGTGTATCGCAATCTTTGCTTCTGTAGTTCCGACCGTCATTGCGATGATTTTATTATTAACGGTTCTCAATGCTTATAAAGACCGTCCATGGGTTTACGGAATGTCCCAGGCAGTTGTTCCTGTTGTATTCGTCATGATGGGAGTCCTTACATGGGAATTTGTAAAAAAATCAAAAGGCACATTAGGATGGGGAAAAACATTGTGGCTCATACTAGCTAGTATTATCTTGCTAGAGTTCTTCCATCTCCATCCGGCTATTTTAATTATCGGCTTGCTTGTGTATGCCCTTTTATATAAAGAGAAAAGCAATGAGCAGAAGGAGAAATCTGCATGA
- a CDS encoding efflux RND transporter periplasmic adaptor subunit, which translates to MKKKKWIMIIAAIIVIAVLGIGSFLFFNKGSDEAMGNGEPMPIQVRELSNGVSANGQLFAGVVEPKETQKIMLEPDRGKVAEIFVKEGDEVKSGTKLFSYNNQEGQLQLKEKSINVEMSAVTINQKKKEMASFRQQINKAASDEKKELQQQLSQSEVDLKVAELEAQKVRMDYEEFRKKMNDNIVTAKVNGIVQKIDVEQQKQGNEENGQATAGSFMQIVNTENVYVKGTVNELVKDELKINQKVSVVSRKDPEKKWSGKIVEIGKLPSEENAGDPSMDFQDPTNPTASNYPFKVQLDDHEGLDFGYHVFIELTDQAGDKQEVVLPSDIIVHEDDHAYVWKVKDGALMKQKVELGKEMEDGMMVVIQKGLSLDDYILFPEDSLKEGKKVTIDDSIEEH; encoded by the coding sequence ATGAAAAAGAAAAAATGGATCATGATAATAGCGGCTATTATCGTTATAGCCGTATTAGGTATAGGGAGTTTCCTTTTCTTTAATAAAGGTTCGGATGAAGCGATGGGAAACGGCGAACCAATGCCTATTCAAGTTAGAGAGTTAAGCAATGGTGTAAGTGCAAATGGACAATTGTTCGCAGGGGTTGTAGAACCGAAAGAAACACAAAAAATCATGTTGGAGCCAGACCGCGGAAAGGTCGCCGAAATATTTGTTAAAGAAGGCGATGAGGTAAAAAGTGGGACAAAACTTTTCTCCTATAATAACCAAGAAGGCCAACTACAATTAAAGGAAAAGTCAATTAATGTAGAAATGTCTGCCGTTACGATTAATCAAAAGAAGAAAGAAATGGCTTCCTTCCGTCAACAAATTAATAAGGCAGCATCCGATGAAAAAAAAGAGCTTCAACAACAATTGAGCCAATCTGAAGTCGATTTAAAAGTAGCTGAACTTGAAGCACAAAAAGTAAGAATGGATTACGAAGAATTCAGAAAAAAAATGAATGACAATATTGTAACAGCAAAAGTAAATGGAATTGTCCAAAAAATTGACGTAGAACAACAAAAACAAGGAAATGAAGAAAATGGACAAGCAACTGCTGGGAGCTTCATGCAGATCGTGAATACGGAAAACGTGTATGTAAAAGGAACTGTGAATGAATTAGTAAAAGATGAACTAAAAATCAATCAAAAAGTCAGTGTCGTAAGTCGTAAGGATCCAGAGAAAAAATGGTCGGGTAAAATTGTGGAAATTGGTAAATTGCCTTCCGAAGAAAATGCAGGTGACCCTTCTATGGATTTTCAAGATCCAACAAACCCAACTGCCTCAAATTATCCATTTAAAGTTCAGTTAGACGACCATGAAGGCTTGGATTTTGGGTACCATGTCTTTATCGAATTAACAGATCAAGCCGGTGACAAACAAGAAGTCGTCCTTCCATCAGACATCATCGTGCATGAAGATGACCATGCCTATGTGTGGAAAGTAAAAGATGGAGCTCTCATGAAACAAAAAGTTGAATTGGGGAAAGAGATGGAAGATGGAATGATGGTTGTAATTCAAAAGGGACTTTCATTAGATGACTATATTTTATTCCCGGAAGATTCTTTAAAAGAGGGAAAGAAGGTAACAATCGATGATTCAATTGAAGAACATTAA
- the fliS gene encoding flagellar export chaperone FliS, translating into MALNNPYQAYKNNTVTTASPGELTLMLYNGCLKFIHQAKKAIEDHNIESKNTNIQKAQNIVSELMVTLNMDVEVSKNMMSLYDYMNRRLIEANLKNDLAILHEVEELVIEFRDTWKQVIQLNRKQQYGQGGQI; encoded by the coding sequence ATGGCCTTAAATAATCCATATCAAGCATACAAGAACAACACGGTAACAACAGCATCACCAGGTGAACTGACACTTATGCTATACAATGGTTGCTTAAAGTTTATTCATCAAGCGAAAAAAGCGATAGAAGATCATAATATTGAATCTAAAAATACGAATATCCAAAAGGCACAAAATATCGTATCTGAATTAATGGTGACGTTAAATATGGATGTGGAAGTTTCTAAAAATATGATGTCACTTTATGATTATATGAATCGCCGTCTCATTGAAGCGAATTTAAAAAATGATCTCGCCATCTTACATGAGGTGGAGGAGCTTGTGATAGAATTTCGTGATACTTGGAAACAAGTCATTCAGCTAAATCGCAAGCAACAATATGGTCAAGGTGGCCAAATTTAA
- the hpf gene encoding ribosome hibernation-promoting factor, HPF/YfiA family, whose product MNYNIRGENIVVTPAIREYVEKKIGKLERYFNETPNANVHVNLKVYTDKTSKVEVTIPLPNLVLRAEERHEDMYAGIDLIVDKLERQIRKHKTKVNRKFREQGSTKELFATVNGAAAEEEETELPVVRTKQFDLKPMDSEEAILQMNLLGHNFFIYTDADSNNTNIVYKRKDGKYGLIETN is encoded by the coding sequence ATGAACTATAACATTCGTGGTGAAAACATTGTGGTAACTCCGGCGATTCGTGAATACGTCGAGAAAAAGATTGGAAAATTAGAGCGTTATTTTAATGAAACTCCTAACGCAAATGTACACGTCAACTTGAAAGTGTATACTGATAAAACATCTAAAGTAGAAGTAACGATTCCTCTTCCAAATCTTGTTTTACGCGCAGAGGAGCGTCATGAAGATATGTATGCAGGAATAGACTTAATCGTTGATAAGTTAGAACGACAAATTCGTAAACACAAAACAAAGGTTAATCGTAAATTCCGTGAACAAGGAAGTACGAAAGAATTATTTGCTACAGTGAATGGAGCTGCAGCAGAAGAAGAAGAGACTGAACTTCCAGTCGTCCGTACAAAACAATTTGATTTGAAACCGATGGACAGTGAAGAAGCGATTCTTCAAATGAATCTACTCGGTCATAATTTCTTTATTTACACAGACGCTGATTCTAATAACACAAATATCGTATACAAACGCAAAGATGGAAAATACGGCTTAATCGAAACCAACTAA
- the fliD gene encoding flagellar filament capping protein FliD: protein MRIGGLASGMDIDQLVKDLMKAERMPLDKLKQKKQILEWQRDDYRSINSLLLDFRSQLTQMKLTTNYRVRTTSSTNESYVTATATSAAGQSSYSISQVSQLATAETKRNGGSIIANDKEFDATKGLYKQKDSFTYQGVSGMWKDGFVQSKQKNTTSATKKMDLGLQNIKADSIGDWTVTVNGVGYKVVSEFSNSEGSNLKEVMIDSTTGELTFNHELAKDSIVRVGYISETKTETLTLSKDTNEWKLSYRNVADVTLKLKNGENISDLTVSNGEISKDGKKLGTLDPDGKITFTDEGKSILLPDGSKETVSLEITYKSDDAKYTTMSMETHTSKGERYESFLIDGRDSMNTIVNKVNSSSLGVTMFYDDVTSQMTMTRNETGDFNKKGDEILLNLADDSNSFLRDVLRFSEASVTQVAKDAKFTINGLETNRHSNTFEMNGVTFTLKQTFDSITDTTISPVSISIHNDSEKVFENIKEFVKNYNEIIDKIQKKTSEERYRSYKPLTDEQREQLSDKQQEQWEEKAKSGLLRRDPILGSILTQMRMDFSQPVLNDRASLFNQLAKIGITTTSNYLEGGKLEINEAKLKKAIEEDPQAIENFFRGDGATNSQKGVIHRLYDTVSKTMDQLNEKAGKSFSVNHQFAIGRELNNVGDRIESFEDRLKYVEDRYWKQFNAMEKAIQRSNQQMMYLMQQFGGGM from the coding sequence ATGAGAATAGGTGGTTTAGCAAGTGGGATGGATATTGACCAACTTGTTAAGGACTTAATGAAAGCGGAAAGAATGCCGCTTGATAAATTAAAACAAAAGAAACAAATATTAGAATGGCAGCGAGATGATTATCGGTCTATAAATTCACTTCTATTAGATTTTCGCTCCCAGCTCACTCAAATGAAACTAACAACGAATTATCGAGTGCGAACAACTTCATCTACAAATGAATCATATGTGACAGCAACAGCAACTAGCGCTGCTGGACAATCTTCTTATTCTATTTCGCAAGTTTCGCAATTAGCGACTGCTGAAACCAAGAGAAATGGAGGGAGCATCATTGCCAATGATAAAGAATTTGATGCTACCAAAGGGCTGTACAAACAAAAAGATTCGTTTACCTATCAAGGTGTTAGTGGGATGTGGAAAGACGGATTTGTTCAAAGTAAACAAAAAAATACGACATCGGCAACTAAAAAAATGGACTTAGGATTGCAAAATATAAAAGCGGATAGTATTGGCGACTGGACTGTCACAGTAAATGGTGTAGGGTATAAGGTTGTGTCTGAGTTTTCAAATTCTGAAGGCTCGAATTTAAAAGAGGTGATGATTGATTCCACTACGGGGGAACTCACCTTTAATCATGAGTTGGCAAAAGATAGCATTGTCCGTGTAGGATATATTTCTGAAACGAAAACTGAAACCTTAACATTAAGCAAGGATACGAATGAATGGAAATTATCATATAGGAATGTAGCAGATGTTACATTAAAGTTGAAAAATGGAGAGAATATCAGCGATTTAACAGTCAGTAATGGGGAAATCTCAAAAGATGGAAAGAAACTTGGCACCTTAGACCCGGATGGGAAAATTACATTTACTGACGAAGGTAAAAGTATTCTCTTGCCCGATGGTTCAAAGGAAACGGTCAGCCTAGAAATAACATATAAATCTGATGATGCAAAATACACCACGATGTCCATGGAAACTCATACTTCCAAAGGGGAAAGGTACGAATCCTTTTTAATTGACGGAAGAGACTCCATGAATACAATTGTCAATAAAGTCAATAGTTCAAGTCTAGGTGTCACGATGTTTTATGACGATGTCACAAGCCAGATGACTATGACTAGAAATGAAACGGGAGATTTTAATAAAAAGGGGGACGAAATTTTATTAAATCTTGCGGATGATTCGAATAGCTTTTTACGAGATGTTTTAAGATTTAGCGAAGCATCTGTAACTCAAGTAGCGAAGGATGCAAAATTTACGATCAATGGCTTGGAAACAAATCGACATTCAAACACTTTTGAAATGAACGGTGTGACTTTTACTTTAAAACAAACGTTTGATTCAATAACAGATACAACGATATCGCCTGTATCGATCAGCATCCATAACGACAGTGAAAAGGTATTCGAAAACATTAAGGAATTTGTGAAAAATTACAACGAGATCATTGATAAAATTCAGAAAAAGACAAGTGAGGAACGATATCGCTCATACAAGCCCCTAACGGATGAACAGCGGGAACAACTTTCGGATAAACAGCAGGAACAATGGGAGGAAAAAGCGAAAAGCGGATTGCTTCGCCGCGATCCAATACTTGGTAGTATACTCACCCAAATGCGGATGGATTTCTCACAGCCGGTGTTAAACGATAGGGCTTCATTATTTAATCAGCTTGCCAAAATAGGAATTACGACCACGTCCAATTATTTAGAGGGTGGTAAACTTGAAATTAATGAAGCAAAATTGAAAAAAGCGATTGAAGAAGATCCACAGGCAATTGAAAACTTCTTTAGAGGGGATGGTGCAACAAATTCTCAAAAAGGAGTGATTCATCGCCTTTATGATACGGTTAGCAAAACGATGGATCAATTAAACGAGAAAGCAGGAAAATCATTTTCTGTGAATCATCAATTTGCCATTGGACGGGAATTGAACAATGTTGGAGATCGAATTGAGAGCTTTGAAGATCGCTTAAAGTATGTAGAAGATCGCTACTGGAAACAATTCAATGCAATGGAGAAAGCGATACAACGTTCCAATCAACAAATGATGTATTTAATGCAGCAGTTTGGCGGCGGTATGTAA
- a CDS encoding flagellin N-terminal helical domain-containing protein, translated as MTLKIQNQTMIAYSVNRYQRNDKMIGKSIEKLSSGIKINRANDNASGLAISETMRAQMRGISQAQRNMQDGLSVLQAADEGLSHVNGLLQRARELSVMNASDTLTHEDRQASQIELNQLMEAINDTADKLEFNTKKILGENTPLELMVGSNPGQKITINLMDVSTEALDLQNVSLLTQENAEQLIKKMDKAITTITGHLTKIGSYYEAVEHHIKNAIVFESNLTTSISMLKDTEMAKEMTHYTSLSIRQKGDQLLVAEVNNSVKEILNLLS; from the coding sequence ATGACATTGAAAATCCAAAACCAAACCATGATCGCATATTCTGTCAATCGTTACCAAAGAAACGACAAAATGATTGGAAAATCCATTGAGAAATTATCCTCTGGCATCAAAATAAATCGAGCTAATGATAATGCATCTGGGCTCGCCATCTCAGAAACGATGCGTGCTCAAATGCGCGGAATCTCCCAAGCACAAAGAAATATGCAAGATGGACTATCCGTCTTACAAGCTGCAGACGAAGGTCTCAGTCATGTGAATGGATTATTACAAAGAGCCCGCGAGCTCTCCGTGATGAATGCTAGTGATACACTCACACATGAAGATCGACAAGCTAGCCAAATTGAACTGAATCAATTAATGGAAGCAATAAATGATACTGCAGACAAACTTGAGTTTAATACGAAGAAAATTCTTGGGGAAAATACTCCTCTTGAATTAATGGTTGGATCCAATCCTGGGCAAAAAATCACAATAAACCTTATGGATGTTAGTACAGAAGCACTCGATTTACAAAATGTCTCCTTATTAACCCAAGAAAATGCAGAACAGCTCATAAAGAAAATGGATAAGGCCATTACAACGATCACGGGCCATTTAACGAAAATCGGCTCGTACTATGAAGCAGTCGAACATCATATTAAAAATGCCATAGTATTCGAATCAAACTTAACGACATCTATTTCCATGCTAAAAGACACTGAGATGGCGAAGGAAATGACCCATTATACGAGTTTAAGTATTCGTCAAAAAGGGGATCAACTATTAGTTGCAGAGGTCAATAATAGCGTAAAAGAAATCTTGAATTTATTATCTTAG
- the flaG gene encoding flagellar protein FlaG, which produces MLEKVSNPIHPLANVQVKKLEITAKMKEQIAEQQDLLQRAQSKEKVDKVINSMNEFLKPSNTHLKFEFHEKLQEYYVAIVDDQTNEVIKEIPPKKLLDLYASMTEYLGLLVDKKI; this is translated from the coding sequence ATGTTGGAGAAGGTGTCAAATCCTATACATCCACTCGCGAATGTACAAGTGAAAAAATTGGAAATCACAGCTAAGATGAAAGAGCAAATAGCTGAACAACAGGATCTACTTCAACGAGCACAGTCAAAGGAAAAGGTTGATAAAGTCATCAATAGTATGAATGAATTTTTAAAACCTTCTAATACTCATTTAAAATTCGAATTCCATGAAAAATTGCAAGAATACTATGTAGCGATTGTGGATGATCAAACGAACGAAGTGATAAAAGAAATTCCACCCAAGAAATTATTAGATTTATATGCGTCCATGACGGAGTATTTAGGCTTATTAGTAGATAAAAAAATATAA